Below is a genomic region from Candidatus Roseilinea sp..
TCGGCGTGTTGGCCGATCACGTTGTCTGCGCGACGTTCGAGCTGCCGTTCGTCCGCGGCGAACGATTCGGCGGCGCCGACGTGCGCGAGCTGCTCGATGCGCTGACCGAAGCAGGCGAGCTGCACGCCAGCGGCGTCGGCGCGCTGCCGCTGTTCAGGGACGCAGACGGCGGACAGCCGGCGACGCGCTACACCTGGGTGGGCGCAGGCTATCCGGCTGACCGGGTGAGTCTGCGGGGCGCGGGCCAGCGCGTGAGCATCGTTGACGAGCAGGGCAATTTGATCGGCGAGACCGACCGCCATACTGCTCCGGCGCGCGTTCATCCGGGCGCGATCTATCTGCACCAGGGCGCCCCTTATTTGGTGACCGAATTGGATTGGGAGATGGGGCGCGCCTGGGTGCGCCGCGTGGATGTGGACTATTACACGCAAGCGAGCGTCGTGTCCGAGGTGATCGTGTTGCGCGAGTTCGAGCGGCCCGGCTCGGCGCAGCCGCCCGTCGGCGACTGCCGCGCGCCGGCGTGTGGCGAGATCGAGGTCACGACCACCGTTGCCCGCTATCGGCAAGTGCGCTTCAGCACGCACGAGACGTTAGGGTGGGGCGATGTGGATTTGCCGCCGCAAAAGCTGCTCACGACCGGCTGCTGGTTCGCCATCCCCGAGGGCGTTTGTCGGCAACTGGCGCAAGAGGGCATCATCGGCCTGCCGAACGATTATGGGCCGAACTGGGAGCAGCAGCGTTGCGCAGCCCGCGCGCGCGATGGCTATCGCTGCGTGGTCTGCGGCAAGCCGGAAAGCCCGCACCGACAACATCATGTGCATCATCGCCGGCCGTTTCGGACTTTTGGCTACGCGCGCGGTGAAAACGACTTTTACCTGCAGGCGAACGCCCTGGACAACCTGATGACGGTGTGCCCGTCGTGTCACGCCAAGATCGAGACCGCGGAGCCGATGAATCAGGCGTTGGGCGGCCTGTGCTACTTGCTCGGCCGCCTGGCGCCGTTATTCGTCATGTGCGATCCGAGCGACATCGCAGCCACGTTCGACATCGTCAGCCCACAGACGCGCCTGCCGACCATCACCCTGTATGAGCTCGTGCCTGGCGGCGTCGGGCTGGCCGATGCGCTGATGGCGCATCATGCAGAATTGATGAAAATGGCGGCGCAGCGCGCGCGCGAGTGCCCGTGCGAGCGCGGCTGCCCGTCCTGCGTCGGCCCCGTGGACCCAGCAGAGGCGCGCGGGCGCAATCTCAAGCAGGATGTGGCGCGCCTGATCGCTTTGATAAGCTGACCGGCGCAGCGTTTATGGCAATGACCAAGGAGATACTTTAAGATGAAAGCAATTCGGGTGCATGCATACGGCGATGCGGACGTCCTGGGATACGAGGATGTGCCGCTGCCGGAGCCGGGGCCGGGCGAGGCGCGCGTGAAGATCGGCGCGGCCGGCTTGAATTTCATAGACATCTACCAGCGGCGCGGCTGGTACAAAGTGTCGCTGCCGTTTACCCCCGGCCAGGAAGCGGCGGGCGTGATAGATGCGGTGGGCGAAGGGGTGACCGAGTTCCGGCCCGGCGACCGCGTCGCCTACGCAATGGTGCTCGGCGCTTACGCCGAGTATGCCATCGTGCCGGCGAGCCGGCTGGTGCCGATTCCGCCCGGCGTATCCATCGAGCAGGCCGCGGCCGTGATGCTGCAAGGCATGACCGCGCACTACCTGGCGCTCACCACCTATCCGCTGAAGCCGGGCGACGTGGCGTTGGTGCACGCCGGCTCGGGCGGGGTGGGCCAGTTGCTCATCCAGATCGCCAAGCGGCTTGGGGCGCGGGTCATCGCCACCGTGGGCGCAGCCGATAAGGTTGCGCTGGCCCAGGCCGCCGGCGCCGACGACGTGATCCGCTACCGCGAGCAGGACTTTGAAGCCGAGGTGAAGCGCTTGACCGATGGCGCCGGCGTGCACGTCGTGTACGACTCGGTGGGCAAGGATACCTTCCTCAAGGGCCTGAACGTGCTACGTCCGCGCGGCTACATGGTGCTGTATGGCCAGTCCAGCGGGATGGTGGAGCCGATTGATCCACAAGTGCTCAGCCAGAAGGGGTCGCTCTTCCTCACCCGGCCGACGTTGGGCCATTACACGCTCACGCGCGCCGAGTTGCTCGGGCGCGCCGGCGATCTTTTCCACTGGATGGCCACTGGCCAGCTCCATGTGCGGGTGGATCGCGTGTTTGGGCTGAGCGAGGCCGCCGATGCCCACCGTTACATGGAAGCGCGCCAAACTCGCGGCAAAGTGCTGCTCGTACCGTGAGCGGGATGACGAGCGTGTGCCTGTGCCTGATGGATAATCCCGCTCAGTAGCTTTCACGCGCAGTTGGCGAAGTGTTATGAGCGACAATGAGTTCTACCTTGTGAACGTGGCCGGCGTGCAGCGCCGGTTGCGGTTGATGGAAGTGGCGCCCGGCGTGAAGATCGCCGTGCTCAACATCTTGGGCGACACCGAATTGGTGCAGGCGGCGGCGCGTTCGTTGGCCGCTCAGTTGCCAGAGGGTGCGGACTATCTGGTCACTGCGGAAGCGAAAAGCATTCCCCTCGCCCACGCGCTTTCCGTCGAATCCGGCTTGCCCTACATTGTGCTGCGCAAGTCGCACAAGCCCTATATGGGCGATGCGCTCTCTGCCGAGACGCTCTCCATCACCACGAACAAGCCACAAACTTTGTTCCTGGACGAAAAAGATCGTGCGGCGATCAAAGGCAAGAAAGTCGTGCTGGTGGACGACGTGATTAGCACAGGCAGCACGCTTCAGGGCATGCGGCTGATCATGCAAAAGGCCGGCGCAGAGGTAATCGCCGAAGCGGCCATCTTCACCGAGGGTGATCGCGCTCGCTGGAACAACGTCATCGCGCTGGGCCATTTGCCGATCTTCATGAGCAACGCCGGCGGTTAGCACGCGTTCGTGGATGTCCCGCTCGCCGGCGCAGGGGGGACGCTAGCGTGACGAACACGATGGCAGGCAAGCGGCTTAGCGCAACGCCACTCCTGTTCGTCGCGCGATGCCACAGCCGGCGGCGCACGGTGGCGGTCCGAGCCGCGACGCGACGCACCGCTCTCCGCTCAAGCGCCGGGTCGGGCGCTCCGGCGCACCCAATGCGTATGGTCGCCCGGTCTGAGTTGCACTGACCGATCGCAGCTTGGACGGCAGGACCGCTGGATCGCGCGACAGCGCAGCGCCGATTTGGCGCGGCGTCGCTCTGAAAGCCCGTCTGGACGGCCTGTTCGGCCAGCGTTGGAGACACGCAACCGTCCACTTTTTGCCGGCTTGCTTCGCTTCGGCTTGCCAGCGTGGGCCGTCAAGGAATTGGCAACTTGACAACCGGCCAGAAGCAAAACCGATTTCGCGTCCAGGTGATATAGTCCTCTTGGATGTCGGAAGCACTTTCGACTCAGGATTACCTGGACTTTCGCCGGGCGCGCTCGAAAGGCTTTCTGCGTAAGGTGTGGTCATTGCTGTCTGGACAGAACACCGAGCTGATGGCATGGGACGAGGTGCGCGACAAGCTCAAGCTGCGCGGGTTCATCCGACGCGGCATCCAGGCGGTGCCCGTGGAGAAGATCAAGGGCAGCGTCGGGCGCTATCACGACTTTGACAACGCCTTCCTGCCGACCAACGACAGCAGCAGCAGCCGCTGGCGCAAGATCAACCGCGCCTTCTATGACGACGTCAGCCTGCCGCCGGTCGTGCTCTACAAAGTCGGAGATGCGTATTTTGTGCTAGATGGCAACCATCGCGTGTCGGTCGCCCGTGAACATGGCGTGAAATATATAGACGCCGAGGTTCATGAGGCGATTACGCCGGTGCCGGTCACGGCCGAGGATATTAATGCGGACGCGCTCGAGTTGTTGGGCGAATACACCGAGTTTCTCGAACGCACGCGACTGGACGTATTGCGGCCAGGGCAGAACATTCGCTTCTCCATTGGCGGCGGCTACGCGCGCTTGCTCGAGCACATCGCCGTGCATCGCTATTTCATGGGTCTGGATCTCCAGCGCGAGGTGAGCGAAGACGAGGCCGTGACCGATTGGTACGACAACGTCTATCTGCCCATCGTCGAGGCAATCCGCAAAGAAGGCATCCTGCGCGACTTCCCCGGCCGCACCGAAGCCGACCTGTATCTGTGGATCATCGATCACAAGCACTATTTGAAGGAACACTGCGGCTGCGATGTGCCTCCGGAGGAAGCAGTGGCCGACTATGCCGAGCACTTCGCGGAGAAACCGCCCTTGCGCCGCGTGCAAGAAGCCTTTGACCACATCGTGGATGCGATCGGCGCCCTATATCCCGCACCGATCGTATGGCGGCATCGATCCGGTTGAAGCGGAAATCGTCGAGCGTTGAAAGCGCCGTCGGCTGCCGGGCTGCGATAGGACGCGCTGCTACCCCTGTAAATGGCAGCGGTCATTCAAGCTGCGCAATCGCCATCGCCCCCTCTCGTAATCGGCCTCGGTGAGCGAAGCGTTGCCGAAGGCGAGCGGATAGCGCCGCATGACCGGCAGCCCCAGCATGGCCCCCACCATAGCGCCGAGCGTGCCACCGTGCGAAACGAGGACGACCGCCTCGCCGTCGTGACGCGCGATCAGGTCGCGCAGGAATGCGGTGACTCGCTCGCGCATGTGCTGCGCGCTTTCACCGTTCGGGATGGTGGCCTCCGGATCGTCCAGAGGCGTTGTCGGCATTGCCATTCGGATCTCCTCAGCGGTCAGCCCGGTCCAGTCGCCCATGTGGTACTCGCGCAGCCGCTCGTCTAAGATGACCTCGAGACGGCAGGCCCGCGCGATGACGCGCGCGGTGTTGGCGGCGCGCACCAATGGGCTGGAGTAGATCGCCTGGACGGACTTCGCGCCGAAGCGGCGGGCTAGGCATTCCGCCTGAATTTGGCCGACGTCGTCCAGCGGCACATCCAGCCAGCCTTGTATGCGGCCCTCCGCGTTGAACGCGGTTTGTCCGTGCCGGACGAGGTAGGCGGTGAGCATAGCGCGGTGGTCGGTGAAGGTGTGGTTGTCCGCGTTCGTCACTCGGCCGGCGCGTGGCCGTCGTCGCGCACCAACTCGTTCAACAATTCCTGAGCCGCCTCCTGGGGATGAAGTTTGCGAGCGACGCACGCCTCGATCAAGGTGTGATAGCGTGTTGGCTCGATCTGTTGCATCGCGCGCTTCAAGAGAAGGTCGCGCAGCCGGAGCGTCACTTCGCGTTCCAGGCGTTGTGCCCGACGTCGTGCGCCTGCGCCCTGCTCCAGATACTGCCGGTGACGCGCGATGGCGTCGAGCACGGCTGCAACGCCATCGCCTTCGGTTGCGATCGTCTTCAAGATGGGGATGCGCCAGTCGGTGGGAGCCGTCGTCGGCGCTTCGACGCGATGCAGCGCGCCGTAGCCATGATGGCCGCCGGCGCCGGCCGATGGCGCCGCCAGGTCCAGGGCAGCCTGCAGCGTGCTCACGGCGCGCTCTGCGCCTTCGCGGTCGGCTTTGTTCACAACCAGGATATCGGCGATTTCCAGGATGCCGGCTTTGATGGCCTGAATGTCGTCGCCCAGCCCGGGCGCCTCGACGACGATGACCGTCTCGGCCACGCGCGCGACTTCGACCTCGGCCTGGCCCGCGCCGACCGTCTCGATGAACACCAAGTTGTAGCCTGCTGCATCGAGCGCCGTGACGATGTCGGCCGTCGAGCGGGCGATCCCCCCCGGCGCGCCACGGTTGGCCATGCTGCGAATGAACACGCCGTCGTCCTCGAACAGTTCGCGCATGCGAATGCGATCGCCCAGGAGCGCCCCGCCGGTGAATGGACTGCTCGGATCGACTGAGACGATGGCCACCGTCTGGCCACGGCTGCGCGCCAGTCGGGTCAGCGCAGCGATCAGCGTGCTTTTGCCGCTGCCAGGCGCACCGGTGACGCCGATGAGATGCGCGCCGCCTGCGTGGCCATACCATTCGTGCAACGTGCGCAATGCGCTGAGATCGCCGTTTTCAATGCCGGTGATCAAGCGCGCCAGGTCGCGCTTGGTGAGGCGAGGGGGGCGCGTATCGCTTGTCATCCGTAGTCGCTCAGGAATCGCGATTGGCTATCGGATGCCGCGACGGCGTGTGTTCGCGGATGAATTCGACGATCTCCGACAGGGGGGTGCCCGGCCCGAAGATTGCGGCGATGCCGGCGGCCTTGAGGCCGGGCACATCTTCGTCGGGGATGATGCCGCCCGCGAACACGGGAACATCCCCCATGCCGTTTTGACGCAACAGTTCGACCACGCGCGGCAGCAGGGTGTTGTGCGCGCCGCTGAGGATGCTCAGGCCGACGGCGTCCACGTCTTCTTGTAACGCGGCCGCAGCGATCATCTCCGGCGTCTGACGCAGGCCGGTGTAGATCACTTCCATCCCGGCGTCGCGCAGCGCGCGCGCGATCACCTTGGCGCCACGGTCGTGGCCGTCCAGGCCGGGCTTAGCGATCAAGATGCGCAGCGGACGTGTCGCTTCGGGTGTTAGCGTCATACTTAGATTCTAGCCACAATTGGGGTTGTCGGAGCGCAGGTCACGGCAGGGGCGACTTGCGCGGCGCGCCGCCGCGACGCGGGTAGGGCTGGGGCGTGGGGTGCAGCTTGTTGATCACGATCAACGCGCGCCGCTCATCGCGGCCGGGCAAGGTGACCGGCGTGATGGCGGCGATCGCGCCGCCCAGCCTGGCGATCGCGCCCGCGGCGCGCGCGGCTTCGGCCTGAGCGTCGCTGCCTTTCATGGCAATGCACGTTCCGCCCACGCGCGTAAGCGGCAGCAGATACTCGGCCAGGGTCGGCATCGGCGCGACGGCCCGGGCGATCGCCACGTCATAGCGCTCGCGGTGCTCCGGGCGGTGGCCGGCTTCCTCGGCGCGGTCTTGGATGGCGCGGATCTGTTGCAGCGCCAGCGTGCGAATCACCTCGGCGCAGAACTGCACCTTCTTCGCCGTGCCATCCATCAGCGTCACGCGTAGCTCAGGCAGAGCGATCTTGAGCGGGATGCCCGGAAAGCCGCCGCCGGCGCCGACATCAATCAACTCCAGCGCAGCGCTGTTGCTGGCCTGGAGGCCGCGAATGACCCGGACCGCCGTTAGCGAATCCAGGAAGTGCAGCGCGAGGATGGAAGCATCGTCGGTGAGGGCGGTCAGGTTGAAGCGCTGATTCGCTTCCACCAACAGGTCGCGAAAGCGCAACAGCGCGCGGGCCTGCCCAGCGTCCAGCGTGACGCCCAGCAGGCGCGCGGCGTCTTGTATCTCGTTCTCCGTCATCTCCTGTGGCGCGTCAGACGATACCGCATCTCAACCGCTACAATTCGCGCGGAAAGGTCGCCGGTCGCCCAAGCGACCGGCGGATGACACCGAGGAGAGAAAACGTGTTCAACAAACGGACGATTCGAGACTTCCCTTCGCTGAACGGCAAGCGCGTGTTGATGCGCGTGGACTTCAATGTGCCGCTCAAGGACGGCACCGTGACCGACGATACCCGCATTCGTGCAGCGTTGCCCACGATTCAGTATGCGCTCGACCAGGGCGCGTCGGTGGTGCTGATGTCGCACCTCGGCCGGCCTAAAGGCGTTGATCCCTCGCAGAGCCTACGGCCTGTCGCCGAGCGCCTGAGTGAGTTGCTCAAGCGGCCGGTGCAATTCGCGAACGACTGCGTCGGACCCGAGGTAGAAGCGCAAGCCCGCGCACTGAAGCCCGGCGACGTGTTGTTGCTGGAGAACCTGCGCTTCCACAAAGCGGAGGAGGAAAAACGACCCGGATTTTGCCAAGCAACTGGCAGCGCTGGGCGATGTGTATGTGAACGACGCGTTTGGCAGCGCCCACCGCGCGCACGCCTCGGTCGAGGCTGTGGCGCACTTCCTCCCTGCCGCAGCCGGCTTCTTGATGGAGAAGGAGATCAAGTTCCTGGGCAAGGTGTTTACCGACCCTGAACATCCGGTGGTGGTGTTGCTCGGCGGCGCCAAGATTAGCGATAAGCTGCCGGTGATTAACAACTTGATGTCGCTGGCCGACAAGATCATGATCGGCGGCGGCATGGCCAACACCTTCCTGAAAGCGGAGGGCTATCAGTTGGGCGACTCGTTGGTGGAGGACGATGCGATCGAACAAGCGCGTGAGCTGCTGTTGTGCTGCAGCGGCAAGCTCATGTTGCCGGTGGACGTCGTTGTCGCCGACGCCTTCAGCAACGAC
It encodes:
- the rsmG gene encoding ribosomal RNA small subunit methyltransferase G; its protein translation is MTENEIQDAARLLGVTLDAGQARALLRFRDLLVEANQRFNLTALTDDASILALHFLDSLTAVRVIRGLQASNSAALELIDVGAGGGFPGIPLKIALPELRVTLMDGTAKKVQFCAEVIRTLALQQIRAIQDRAEEAGHRPEHRERYDVAIARAVAPMPTLAEYLLPLTRVGGTCIAMKGSDAQAEAARAAGAIARLGGAIAAITPVTLPGRDERRALIVINKLHPTPQPYPRRGGAPRKSPLP
- a CDS encoding methylmalonyl-CoA mutase; amino-acid sequence: MTLTPEATRPLRILIAKPGLDGHDRGAKVIARALRDAGMEVIYTGLRQTPEMIAAAALQEDVDAVGLSILSGAHNTLLPRVVELLRQNGMGDVPVFAGGIIPDEDVPGLKAAGIAAIFGPGTPLSEIVEFIREHTPSRHPIANRDS
- a CDS encoding adenine phosphoribosyltransferase; this translates as MSDNEFYLVNVAGVQRRLRLMEVAPGVKIAVLNILGDTELVQAAARSLAAQLPEGADYLVTAEAKSIPLAHALSVESGLPYIVLRKSHKPYMGDALSAETLSITTNKPQTLFLDEKDRAAIKGKKVVLVDDVISTGSTLQGMRLIMQKAGAEVIAEAAIFTEGDRARWNNVIALGHLPIFMSNAGG
- a CDS encoding hypothetical protein (possible pseudo, frameshifted) codes for the protein MLADHVVCATFELPFVRGERFGGADVRELLDALTEAGELHASGVGALPLFRDADGGQPATRYTWVGAGYPADRVSLRGAGQRVSIVDEQGNLIGETDRHTAPARVHPGAIYLHQGAPYLVTELDWEMGRAWVRRVDVDYYTQASVVSEVIVLREFERPGSAQPPVGDCRAPACGEIEVTTTVARYRQVRFSTHETLGWGDVDLPPQKLLTTGCWFAIPEGVCRQLAQEGIIGLPNDYGPNWEQQRCAARARDGYRCVVCGKPESPHRQHHVHHRRPFRTFGYARGENDFYLQANALDNLMTVCPSCHAKIETAEPMNQALGGLCYLLGRLAPLFVMCDPSDIAATFDIVSPQTRLPTITLYELVPGGVGLADALMAHHAELMKMAAQRARECPCERGCPSCVGPVDPAEARGRNLKQDVARLIALIS
- a CDS encoding GTPase, which translates into the protein MTSDTRPPRLTKRDLARLITGIENGDLSALRTLHEWYGHAGGAHLIGVTGAPGSGKSTLIAALTRLARSRGQTVAIVSVDPSSPFTGGALLGDRIRMRELFEDDGVFIRSMANRGAPGGIARSTADIVTALDAAGYNLVFIETVGAGQAEVEVARVAETVIVVEAPGLGDDIQAIKAGILEIADILVVNKADREGAERAVSTLQAALDLAAPSAGAGGHHGYGALHRVEAPTTAPTDWRIPILKTIATEGDGVAAVLDAIARHRQYLEQGAGARRRAQRLEREVTLRLRDLLLKRAMQQIEPTRYHTLIEACVARKLHPQEAAQELLNELVRDDGHAPAE
- a CDS encoding hypothetical protein (possible pseudo, frameshifted): MYVNDAFGSAHRAHASVEAVAHFLPAAAGFLMEKEIKFLGKVFTDPEHPVVVLLGGAKISDKLPVINNLMSLADKIMIGGGMANTFLKAEGYQLGDSLVEDDAIEQARELLLCCSGKLMLPVDVVVADAFSNDARSETVTVGQIKPGWRVLDIGPHTVEKYRHELRNARMIIWNGPMGVFEFDRFAAGTRAIAQAVAESNAISIIGGGDSVAAIEQAGLTDKITHISTGGGASLEFLEGKTLPGIAVLPDRR
- a CDS encoding quinone oxidoreductase; protein product: MKAIRVHAYGDADVLGYEDVPLPEPGPGEARVKIGAAGLNFIDIYQRRGWYKVSLPFTPGQEAAGVIDAVGEGVTEFRPGDRVAYAMVLGAYAEYAIVPASRLVPIPPGVSIEQAAAVMLQGMTAHYLALTTYPLKPGDVALVHAGSGGVGQLLIQIAKRLGARVIATVGAADKVALAQAAGADDVIRYREQDFEAEVKRLTDGAGVHVVYDSVGKDTFLKGLNVLRPRGYMVLYGQSSGMVEPIDPQVLSQKGSLFLTRPTLGHYTLTRAELLGRAGDLFHWMATGQLHVRVDRVFGLSEAADAHRYMEARQTRGKVLLVP
- the gpmB gene encoding putative phosphoglycerate mutase GpmB gives rise to the protein MTNADNHTFTDHRAMLTAYLVRHGQTAFNAEGRIQGWLDVPLDDVGQIQAECLARRFGAKSVQAIYSSPLVRAANTARVIARACRLEVILDERLREYHMGDWTGLTAEEIRMAMPTTPLDDPEATIPNGESAQHMRERVTAFLRDLIARHDGEAVVLVSHGGTLGAMVGAMLGLPVMRRYPLAFGNASLTEADYERGRWRLRSLNDRCHLQG